One segment of Papaver somniferum cultivar HN1 unplaced genomic scaffold, ASM357369v1 unplaced-scaffold_137, whole genome shotgun sequence DNA contains the following:
- the LOC113334726 gene encoding protein PLASTID MOVEMENT IMPAIRED 1-like has protein sequence MAGEYSRRRNSNPKILEELESLSQTVYQSNTSTNRRTNSLVLPRGSIPSVSSTDVIATPKDEEKIEKPRSRRMSMSPWRSRPKLDEEEHEQTGRRKGSSRKQDIKLVDEKAAAEKKGIWNWKPVRAISHIGMQKMSCLFSVEVVTVQDLPASMNGLRLSVCVRKKETKDGAVQTMPARVLHGAADFEETLFVRCHVYGSTSGTGKILKFEPRPFLIYAFAVDAEELDFGRSSVDLSLLIQESMEKNLEGTRVRQWDTSFELLGKAKGAELVVKLGFQIMEKDGGLGIYSQAEGVQSGSGSKNSSSLFGRKQTKNSFSIPSPKMSSRKETSTPSKPGASTDFHGIDDFNLDEPAPSPSTTSAVQKSEAQDTKSAVQKSEAQDTKIEDADLPEEQDSKLEDLDLPDFEVEDKGVEIEGKGDAEEDNEDGSDENKSVSDEYKSVTSEIVKEVVHDQAHLTRLTELDSIAQQIKALESMMADENSVKADEETGSQKLDADEETITMEFLHLLEEEGNDELQLSHQEMLTLKAEATQEVSVNESEVYLSDLGKGLGCVVQTRDGGYLASMNPFDHEVSKKETPKLAMQMSKPMVLPSQKSFSGFEVFQRMAAIGLEELSSEILSNMPIDEVMGKTAEQIAFEGIAYAIIQGRNKEGASSSAARTISTVKNMATAMSIGRKDRISTGIWNVSGDPVTMDEILAFSMQKIEAMAVEALKLQAEMAEEDAPFDVSPQAGKMGTSGGKDPNRPLASAIPLDNLLEGGDFSIIEGEAGIPENVIISVSVQLRDPLRRYEAVGGPLIVLVQASRDDSTTVKDEERFKVGSLHVGGLKMSTKGKSRTWDAEKQRLTAMQWLVAYGLAKAGKKGKQMRPKGQDSLWSISSRIMADMWLKPMRNPDIKNLTLQ, from the coding sequence ATGGCAGGTGAGTATTCACGGAGGAGGAACTCAAATCCTAAGATTTTAGAAGAACTTGAATCATTAAGCCAAACTGTGTACCAATCTAATACTTCAACTAATAGAAGAACTAACTCTCTCGTTCTTCCTAGAGGTTCAATTCCTTCAGTCTCTTCAACTGATGTAATCGCgactccaaaagatgaagagaAAATTGAAAAACCCCGTTCAAGGAGAATGTCGATGTCGCCATGGAGATCAAGACCCAAGCTAGATGAGGAAGAACACGAGCAGACAGGTCGAAGAAAGGGGTCATCTCGTAAGCAGGATATTAAATTGGTGGATGAAAAGGCAGCAGCAGAAAAGAAAGGAATTTGGAACTGGAAACCAGTTCGGGCAATTTCACATATTGGAATGCAGAAAATGAGTTGTTTATTCTCTGTTGAAGTCGTTACTGTTCAGGATCTTCCAGCATCAATGAATGGGCTTCGCCTATCCGTCTGTGTGAGGAAGAAAGAAACCAAAGACGGAGCTGTTCAGACCATGCCAGCTAGGGTGTTGCATGGGGCAGCAGATtttgaagaaacactttttgtaaGATGTCATGTCTATGGCAGTACTAGTGGGACTGGGAAAATTCTGAAATTTGAGCCACGTCCGTTCTTAATTTATGCCTTTGCTGTGGATGCTGAGGAGCTTGACTTCGGAAGGAGCAGTGTGGATTTGAGTCTCCTGATTCAAGAATCCATGGAGAAAAATTTGGAAGGTACACGGGTTCGACAATGGGATACAAGTTTCGAACTATTAGGAAAGGCTAAAGGAGCAGAACTTGttgtgaagttagggtttcagatCATGGAGAAAGATGGGGGTTTAGGTATTTACAGTCAAGCTGAGGGAGTTCAATCAGGTAGTGGAAGTAAGAATTCATCCTCTCTCTTTGGTAGGAAGCAAACAAAGAACTCCTTCAGTATTCCCAGTCCAAAGATGTCAAGCAGAAAGGAAACATCAACCCCTTCTAAACCAGGAGCATCAACTGATTTTCATGGGATTGACGACTTCAATCTCGATGAGCCAGCTCCAAGCCCTTCAACTACATCAGCTGTGCAAAAATCCGAAGCTCAAGATACAAAATCAGCCGTGCAAAAATCAGAAGCTCAAGATACAAAGATAGAAGACGCTGATCTTCCGGAAGAACAAGATTCAAAACTGGAAGACCTTGACCTTCCGGACTTCGAAGTTGAAGACAAAGGTGTTGAGATTGAAGGGAAAGGTGATGCAGAAGAAGATAATGAAGATGGATCGGACGAAAATAAGTCTGTTTCGGATGAATATAAGTCTGTCACAAGTGAGATTGTTAAGGAGGTTGTACATGATCAAGCCCATCTGACGAGATTAACAGAGCTCGATTCAATTGCTCAACAGATCAAAGCTCTTGAATCCATGATGGCAGATGAAAATTCTGTTAAAGCAGACGAAGAAACTGGATCACAAAAGCTAGATGCAGATGAAGAAACAATAACAATGGAATTTCTTCACTTGCTTGAGGAAGAAGGAAATGATGAGCTGCAACTCAGCCACCAAGAAATGTTAACTCTGAAAGCGGAAGCAACTCAAGAAGTTTCAGTAAATGAATCCGAGGTCTATTTGTCAGATCTGGGCAAGGGTTTGGGCTGCGTAGTCCAAACAAGGGATGGAGGCTACTTAGCATCCATGAatccttttgaccatgaagtaTCAAAAAAGGAAACTCCAAAACTTGCAATGCAGATGTCAAAGCCCATGGTTCTTCCATCACAGAAATCTTTCAGTGGGTTTGAGGTATTTCAAAGAATGGCAGCCATTGGACTTGAAGAGCTGAGCTCAGAAATCTTATCCAACATGCCCATCGATGAAGTGATGGGGAAAACAGCAGAACAGATAGCTTTCGAAGGAATTGCTTATGCAATTATCCAGGGAAGGAACAAAGAAGGGGCTAGTTCAAGTGCAGCCCGTACAATCTCCACAGTTAAGAACATGGCAACCGCAATGAGTATAGGCAGGAAAGATAGGATTTCAACTGGTATTTGGAACGTAAGCGGAGACCCAGTAACAATGGATGAGATTCTCGCATTCTCAATGCAAAAGATTGAGGCTATGGCAGTTGAAGCGCTAAAGCTTCAGGCAGAGATGGCAGAAGAAGATGCCCCCTTTGATGTTTCACCACAAGCTGGAAAGATGGGTACTTCAGGTGGCAAAGATCCTAACCGTCCATTAGCCTCTGCAATACCACTTGATAACTTGTTGGAAGGTGGGGATTTTTCCATCATTGAAGGTGAAGCTGGGATCCCGGAAAATGTCATAATCTCTGTCTCTGTTCAGTTGAGAGACCCACTGAGAAGGTATGAAGCAGTAGGAGGCCCACTAATAGTTCTAGTCCAGGCTAGCCGTGATGATTCCACAACAGTTAAAGATGAGGAGAGATTCAAAGTGGGAAGTTTGCACGTTGGAGGTTTGAAGATGAGCACAAAAGGAAAGAGTCGGACATGGGATGCTGAGAAGCAGCGCCTAACTGCGATGCAGTGGTTGGTGGCATATGGTTTAGCGAAGGCAGGAAAGAAAGGGAAACAAATGAGGCCAAAAGGACAGGATTCATTATGGAGTATCTCATCACGTATAATGGCAGATATGTGGCTCAAGCCGATGAGAAATCCAGACATAAAGAATCTCACGCTGCAATAG